The Microbacterium horticulturae genome has a window encoding:
- a CDS encoding 1-phosphofructokinase family hexose kinase, with product MIVTVTVNPSLDRTIVLGGPLQPGAVQAAASTREDAGGKGINVARVLDAAGADALAVLPLAADDPFAVVLRAGAVPACTVPVDGHCRANVTITDPAGVTTKLNLPGATPTVDELAGLEEAVVAAAEGARWVVLAGSLPPGVPDDFYAHVIDAVRTRWGAAAPRMAVDASGPALAAVVEHAHPDLIKPNDDELAELTGQVLDGDLTEAAARIGRALVPNKVASALVTLGGRGAVLVTADGAYAAVPPPTRVRSTVGAGDSSLAGFLLAESRGADPAACLVSAIRHGAAAASLPGTMAPRPGDLPTADIPVAHL from the coding sequence ATGATCGTCACCGTCACCGTGAACCCGTCACTCGACCGCACGATCGTGCTCGGCGGGCCACTGCAGCCGGGCGCCGTGCAGGCTGCGGCATCCACTCGCGAAGATGCCGGCGGCAAGGGCATCAACGTCGCGCGCGTGCTCGATGCCGCCGGAGCCGATGCGCTCGCCGTGCTGCCGCTGGCCGCCGACGATCCGTTCGCCGTCGTGCTGCGCGCCGGAGCCGTGCCCGCCTGCACCGTTCCCGTCGACGGACACTGCCGCGCGAACGTCACCATCACCGATCCGGCCGGCGTCACCACGAAGCTCAACCTGCCGGGCGCGACACCGACCGTCGACGAGCTCGCAGGCCTCGAAGAAGCGGTGGTCGCCGCCGCCGAGGGCGCGCGCTGGGTCGTGCTGGCCGGATCGCTGCCGCCCGGCGTGCCCGACGACTTCTACGCGCACGTGATCGACGCGGTCCGCACGCGCTGGGGGGCGGCGGCGCCGCGGATGGCGGTGGATGCCTCGGGCCCGGCCCTCGCCGCCGTCGTCGAGCACGCGCATCCCGACCTCATAAAGCCCAACGACGACGAACTCGCCGAGCTGACCGGCCAGGTGCTGGACGGAGACCTCACCGAGGCCGCCGCCCGCATCGGGCGGGCGCTCGTGCCGAACAAGGTCGCATCGGCCCTGGTCACCCTCGGCGGACGGGGCGCCGTGCTGGTCACGGCCGACGGCGCGTACGCCGCCGTGCCCCCGCCGACCCGGGTGCGCAGCACCGTGGGCGCGGGCGACAGCTCGCTGGCCGGTTTCCTCCTTGCAGAGTCGCGGGGCGCGGACCCTGCGGCCTGCCTGGTGTCGGCCATTCGGCACGGGGCGGCCGCAGCATCCCTTCCCGGAACCATGGCGCCCCGCCCGGGCGACCTTCCCACCGCCGACATCCCGGTCGCGCACCTCTAG
- a CDS encoding ABC transporter permease, whose protein sequence is MSHAIRKLGGMLLTLVVASFVIFAAMFAAPGDPVTFLIGNPENMTPERIASVRAQYHLDEPMLVQYWHWATGALTGDFGQSFHYHQPVADILATRVPITLSLVGYAAVLLAVFGIGLGVLAAVRRGRAADTLVVGGTTLAASVPSFVVGIALVALFAVQVRWFPVSGAGSGFGGRLYSLTLPAVTLAVGALAIVSRVTRQSMIEQFSSEHVEAARATGLAERFIVRDHVLRGSWGPIITMVALVIASMIAGTVAVETVFGISGVGSLLVDAINTHDFPVVQAVLLFMVVAYMIVTTIVDLLLPVLDPRIGRKAVTA, encoded by the coding sequence ATGTCTCACGCGATCCGGAAGCTCGGCGGGATGCTCCTCACTCTCGTCGTCGCCTCCTTCGTCATCTTCGCGGCCATGTTCGCCGCGCCCGGCGACCCGGTCACATTCCTGATCGGCAATCCCGAGAACATGACGCCGGAGCGGATCGCGAGCGTTCGGGCCCAGTACCACCTGGACGAGCCGATGCTCGTGCAGTACTGGCACTGGGCCACCGGAGCTCTCACCGGTGACTTCGGGCAGTCGTTCCACTACCACCAGCCCGTCGCCGACATCCTCGCCACGCGTGTGCCGATCACCTTGTCGCTCGTCGGATACGCCGCTGTGCTCCTGGCTGTGTTCGGTATCGGTCTCGGCGTCCTCGCGGCCGTGCGCCGCGGTCGTGCCGCAGACACGCTCGTCGTGGGCGGCACGACGCTGGCAGCCAGCGTTCCGTCGTTCGTCGTCGGCATCGCCCTGGTGGCCCTGTTCGCGGTTCAGGTGCGGTGGTTCCCCGTATCGGGTGCGGGCAGCGGCTTCGGCGGCAGACTGTATTCGCTGACGCTTCCGGCGGTGACTCTGGCGGTGGGGGCTCTCGCGATCGTGAGCCGGGTGACACGACAATCGATGATCGAGCAGTTCTCGTCCGAGCATGTCGAAGCGGCGCGTGCCACCGGCCTTGCGGAGCGCTTCATCGTGCGCGACCACGTGTTGCGTGGATCGTGGGGCCCCATCATCACGATGGTCGCGCTCGTGATCGCCAGCATGATCGCCGGCACAGTGGCCGTGGAGACCGTCTTCGGCATCTCAGGCGTGGGTTCGCTGCTGGTCGATGCTATCAACACGCACGATTTCCCGGTCGTGCAGGCCGTGCTGCTGTTCATGGTGGTGGCGTACATGATCGTGACCACGATCGTCGACCTGTTGCTGCCCGTGCTCGATCCGCGCATCGGCAGGAAGGCGGTCACAGCATGA
- a CDS encoding C45 family autoproteolytic acyltransferase/hydolase — MGDTGRIRLLEVSGSPRERGRQYGEGARDLIATAIDYYTAALTEQTGMDWAEILASVVQWLPISEQLAPHLVEEMRGIAEGAGVDFAEVLTLNVRGEFVYDNRPATQPQSVGADAEERDAVDGCTSFFLTGAASGTGHTLVGQNWDWRTLTADTTLVVRIVQDPLPTVIMQVEAGQVGRHGANSAGIALNANGLGGSFGNEIGLPQTLIRRLVLDRPDLASALNTLVKTRPHIASNALLAHRSGFGIDLETTPQGVDWIYPDPDGVIAHTNHFQASVPPQLAGRYRPVSADSLLRLPRVRAGLAAVAGARDDDESAALVKAAMSDHLGYPEGVCTHPDPEAPALRQWSTLLSSCVDLDSGVYRIAAGFPCETEYDALPWNLYDGPEGHRNH; from the coding sequence ATGGGCGACACGGGTCGGATCCGTCTGCTCGAAGTGAGCGGCAGCCCGCGCGAGCGTGGCCGCCAGTACGGTGAAGGCGCGCGCGACCTCATCGCGACCGCGATCGACTACTACACGGCGGCTCTCACTGAGCAGACCGGGATGGACTGGGCCGAGATCCTCGCCTCGGTCGTCCAGTGGCTGCCCATCTCTGAGCAGCTCGCCCCGCACCTCGTCGAAGAGATGCGGGGCATCGCCGAGGGAGCGGGGGTCGACTTCGCCGAGGTGCTCACGCTCAACGTGCGCGGCGAGTTCGTCTACGACAATCGACCCGCGACGCAGCCGCAGAGCGTCGGTGCTGATGCAGAGGAGCGCGACGCCGTCGACGGCTGCACCTCGTTCTTCCTGACGGGTGCCGCCAGCGGTACGGGTCACACCCTCGTCGGGCAGAACTGGGACTGGCGAACCCTCACCGCCGACACCACGCTGGTGGTCCGGATCGTTCAGGACCCGCTGCCGACGGTCATCATGCAGGTCGAAGCTGGACAGGTCGGCCGCCATGGCGCGAACTCGGCCGGCATCGCGTTGAATGCGAATGGGTTGGGCGGCAGCTTCGGCAACGAGATCGGGCTGCCCCAGACGCTCATCCGACGACTCGTACTCGACCGCCCCGACCTGGCGTCGGCCCTGAACACGCTTGTGAAGACCCGCCCGCACATCGCAAGCAACGCGCTACTGGCGCACAGGAGCGGCTTCGGCATCGACCTCGAGACGACACCACAGGGTGTGGACTGGATCTACCCCGATCCCGACGGTGTCATCGCCCACACGAATCATTTCCAGGCCTCGGTTCCTCCCCAGCTCGCCGGCCGCTACCGGCCGGTGTCGGCGGACTCGCTGCTGCGGCTGCCGCGCGTGCGTGCGGGGCTCGCCGCAGTAGCCGGCGCACGCGACGACGATGAGTCGGCCGCGCTGGTGAAGGCAGCCATGTCGGATCACCTGGGATACCCAGAGGGCGTCTGCACGCATCCCGATCCGGAAGCCCCCGCGCTCCGGCAATGGTCGACGCTGCTGTCGAGCTGCGTCGACCTCGACAGCGGCGTCTACCGCATCGCGGCGGGCTTTCCCTGCGAGACCGAGTACGACGCACTGCCCTGGAACCTTTACGACGGGCCCGAGGGCCACCGGAACCACTGA
- a CDS encoding PTS fructose transporter subunit IIABC — protein MSDTITPELVSLDAPLGADKAAVIRSLAQRVVDQGRATDAEALFADAWKREQQDETGLPGGIAIPHAKSPAVTEPSLVFARLAPGVDFGADDGPADLVFLIAAPADAAEAHLAVLSKLARSLMQDEFTSGLRAAATADEVVHIVRVAIGEAEEEGDAAAAAAAPASAAPAAESGPRIVAVTACATGIAHTFMAADALTAAGKKTGVDLVVEPQGSSGYKAVPADVIDAADAVIFAVDVDVREPQRFAGKPVVRASVKAGIERPEELIHEAVAAASDPHTERVTGAAAAPTADAPKESGGARIKRILLTGVSYMIPFVAGGGLLMAIGFLLAGYGIALAHGDSGVNNAVYTLQNYALWNLPPDGLIYYLGAIAFEIGNISMSFLVPALAGYIAFAIADRPGIAPGFVAGSVAVFMNAGFIGGLVGGLIAGYAAYLIGKPVVPRWLRGLMPVVIIPLLASAIASGLMLLILGAPIAWLMTQMTSFLNGLTGAGAIGLGIILGLMMCFDLGGPVNKTAYAFAVAGLAAQTPAAFHIMAAVMCAGMVPPLGMALASTVLYRRGFTTVERENGAAAWLLGLSFISEGAIPFAAADPLRVIPANLVGGAVTGALCMAFDVASRAPHGGIFVFFAIDPIWGFIVALLAGTIVTALLLVALKKFVGRPVAVEEPATAAVPVAA, from the coding sequence ATGTCAGACACCATCACCCCCGAGCTCGTCAGTCTCGACGCGCCGCTCGGCGCCGACAAGGCCGCCGTCATCCGGTCGCTCGCGCAGCGCGTGGTCGACCAGGGCCGTGCAACCGACGCCGAGGCGCTCTTCGCCGACGCGTGGAAGCGTGAGCAGCAGGACGAGACGGGCCTTCCCGGTGGCATCGCGATCCCGCACGCGAAGAGCCCCGCGGTCACCGAGCCGTCGCTTGTGTTCGCACGCCTGGCGCCCGGCGTCGACTTCGGCGCTGACGACGGCCCCGCCGACCTCGTCTTCCTCATCGCGGCGCCCGCCGACGCCGCCGAGGCGCACCTCGCGGTGCTCTCCAAGCTCGCGCGCAGCCTCATGCAAGACGAGTTCACCTCCGGCCTGCGGGCCGCTGCGACCGCTGATGAGGTCGTGCACATCGTGCGCGTCGCGATCGGCGAAGCAGAGGAGGAGGGGGATGCCGCAGCCGCCGCCGCGGCGCCCGCCTCTGCCGCGCCCGCCGCGGAATCCGGCCCCCGTATCGTGGCCGTGACGGCCTGCGCGACGGGCATCGCCCACACGTTCATGGCCGCCGACGCTCTCACCGCCGCGGGAAAGAAGACCGGAGTGGACCTCGTCGTCGAGCCGCAGGGCTCGAGCGGATACAAGGCGGTCCCGGCCGATGTCATCGACGCCGCCGACGCGGTGATCTTCGCAGTCGACGTCGACGTGCGCGAGCCGCAGCGGTTCGCCGGCAAGCCCGTCGTGCGCGCGTCGGTCAAAGCCGGCATCGAGCGGCCCGAAGAGCTCATCCACGAGGCGGTGGCCGCGGCATCCGACCCCCACACTGAACGCGTCACCGGCGCCGCGGCCGCGCCGACCGCCGACGCGCCGAAGGAATCGGGCGGAGCCCGCATCAAGCGCATTCTGCTGACCGGTGTCAGCTACATGATCCCGTTCGTCGCCGGCGGCGGCCTGCTCATGGCGATCGGCTTCCTGCTTGCGGGGTACGGCATCGCGCTGGCCCACGGCGACTCGGGCGTCAACAACGCGGTCTACACGCTGCAGAACTACGCCCTCTGGAACCTGCCGCCCGACGGCCTGATCTACTATCTCGGCGCGATAGCGTTCGAGATCGGAAACATCAGCATGAGCTTCCTGGTGCCCGCGCTGGCCGGATACATCGCGTTCGCGATCGCCGACCGACCCGGCATCGCGCCTGGCTTCGTCGCCGGTTCGGTGGCGGTGTTCATGAACGCAGGGTTCATCGGGGGCCTGGTGGGCGGCCTCATCGCCGGCTACGCGGCGTACCTCATCGGCAAGCCGGTGGTGCCGCGCTGGCTGCGCGGGCTGATGCCGGTCGTGATCATCCCGCTGCTGGCCTCGGCCATAGCCTCGGGTCTGATGCTGCTGATCCTGGGCGCGCCGATCGCGTGGCTCATGACGCAGATGACCTCGTTCCTCAACGGGCTGACCGGCGCCGGCGCGATCGGGCTGGGAATCATCCTCGGCCTCATGATGTGCTTCGATCTGGGCGGCCCGGTCAACAAGACCGCGTACGCGTTCGCCGTCGCGGGGCTCGCCGCGCAGACGCCGGCGGCGTTCCACATCATGGCCGCCGTCATGTGCGCCGGCATGGTGCCGCCGCTGGGCATGGCCCTGGCCTCGACCGTGCTCTACCGGCGCGGATTCACCACGGTCGAGCGTGAGAACGGTGCGGCCGCCTGGCTGCTCGGACTGTCGTTCATCTCCGAGGGCGCGATCCCGTTCGCCGCCGCCGACCCGCTGCGCGTGATCCCCGCCAACCTTGTCGGGGGAGCGGTCACAGGAGCCCTCTGCATGGCGTTCGATGTGGCATCCCGCGCCCCGCACGGCGGCATCTTCGTGTTCTTCGCGATCGACCCGATCTGGGGCTTCATCGTGGCACTGCTCGCCGGCACCATCGTCACCGCGCTGCTCCTGGTCGCGCTGAAGAAGTTCGTCGGCCGCCCCGTGGCGGTCGAGGAGCCCGCCACGGCGGCCGTTCCCGTCGCCGCCTGA
- a CDS encoding OsmC family protein, with the protein MAGFEAVAAAGSFRDDQPDTVVFPHRWSAEGVSVRTDFTGAHLLHLAVAGCVLNDVYREAAGLGLTIDGVRITADGGFDTEEWVSTGIEYRIEVDAPASRADIEALIAQVDAVAEIPQVLRAGSQVDRAR; encoded by the coding sequence ATGGCCGGGTTCGAGGCCGTCGCCGCGGCCGGATCGTTCCGCGACGACCAGCCGGATACCGTTGTGTTCCCGCATCGCTGGAGCGCGGAGGGTGTCAGCGTGCGCACCGACTTCACGGGCGCGCATCTGCTGCATCTGGCCGTCGCCGGATGCGTGCTCAATGACGTGTATCGCGAGGCCGCCGGACTCGGACTGACGATCGACGGGGTGCGGATCACCGCCGATGGCGGTTTCGACACGGAGGAGTGGGTCTCGACGGGCATCGAGTACCGGATCGAGGTCGACGCGCCCGCCTCGCGTGCCGACATCGAGGCCCTCATCGCCCAGGTCGACGCGGTCGCCGAGATTCCGCAGGTGCTGCGCGCAGGGTCGCAGGTCGACCGCGCGCGGTGA
- a CDS encoding ABC transporter substrate-binding protein yields the protein MERSQHRRLSRVITGALAVGALALTGCAAGDKESNDAAALDAPFAAQTQKAAGPVASVTWMLGAEPTTMDADIDATTADDTVLANICDRLMQVQPDLTLGQGIASDAKWVDDTHVVFTIRQDAVFHDGTPVTTADVLWSMKRHAAEGAAESDEYANVVSMKQTADDQITVTTTQPDAIFLQAMAGDGGIVWNPRVIKAEGSDFGGPGSDSACSGPYQITSWQPGAQLTIEKVADYWNSGVTARADKVVFHWGEESATVNNLTTGSAQGAYLENAGAAVALEGSSTVSVYQGPSTNAWVLETTDRGALTDARLRQALSLALNREGIAKAAFGGLAQPWKTPVGSGAWGYEVDAFQQAYDKLTGAPAKPDDADLAKAKKLVEEAGAPSEPLVVASNGSSTHNVIANALVAAAKSIGLEAEIKVVPQAQYGDFYSDAELRGQADLWPDEYYISKNDPLGFYKNGKSDASVNFGVFNDPKYDALVAKGYAATDDAERAKITIELQQEWVDEAVWIPVVATPSTLIMSNDVTGVPSSAAYIYYPWAADLGSAKG from the coding sequence ATGGAGAGATCACAACACCGTCGCCTGTCCCGCGTCATCACGGGCGCCCTCGCGGTCGGTGCCCTCGCGCTGACGGGGTGCGCCGCCGGCGATAAGGAGTCGAACGACGCGGCCGCGCTGGATGCGCCCTTCGCCGCTCAGACGCAGAAGGCTGCCGGCCCAGTGGCATCGGTGACGTGGATGCTGGGGGCCGAGCCCACCACTATGGACGCCGACATCGACGCCACCACCGCCGACGACACCGTGCTCGCGAACATTTGCGATCGGCTCATGCAGGTGCAGCCGGACCTCACGCTCGGCCAGGGCATCGCGTCGGATGCGAAGTGGGTGGATGACACACACGTCGTCTTCACGATCCGTCAGGATGCCGTCTTCCATGACGGCACACCGGTCACCACCGCCGATGTGCTGTGGAGCATGAAGCGGCACGCCGCGGAAGGCGCTGCCGAGTCCGATGAGTATGCGAACGTCGTCTCGATGAAGCAGACCGCCGATGACCAGATCACCGTCACCACGACGCAGCCCGACGCGATCTTCCTTCAGGCGATGGCCGGAGACGGCGGGATCGTCTGGAATCCCCGGGTCATCAAGGCCGAAGGCTCCGACTTCGGCGGTCCCGGCTCTGACTCGGCCTGCAGCGGTCCGTACCAGATCACTTCGTGGCAGCCGGGCGCACAGTTGACCATCGAGAAGGTCGCTGACTATTGGAACTCCGGGGTCACGGCGCGCGCCGACAAGGTCGTCTTCCACTGGGGTGAGGAGTCCGCCACGGTCAACAACCTCACCACCGGAAGTGCTCAGGGTGCGTATCTCGAGAACGCCGGCGCGGCCGTGGCGCTCGAGGGCAGCAGCACGGTGTCGGTCTATCAGGGGCCGTCGACGAACGCGTGGGTTCTGGAGACGACCGACAGGGGCGCCCTGACCGACGCACGCCTGCGTCAGGCACTCTCGCTCGCGCTGAATCGCGAGGGAATCGCGAAGGCTGCATTCGGCGGGCTCGCGCAGCCGTGGAAGACTCCTGTCGGCTCGGGAGCCTGGGGCTACGAGGTCGATGCTTTCCAGCAGGCGTACGACAAGCTCACCGGTGCTCCTGCGAAACCCGACGATGCCGACCTCGCGAAGGCGAAGAAGCTGGTCGAAGAGGCGGGCGCTCCGAGCGAGCCGCTCGTGGTGGCCTCGAACGGGTCATCGACGCACAATGTGATCGCCAACGCGCTCGTAGCCGCGGCGAAGTCGATCGGGCTGGAGGCTGAGATCAAGGTGGTGCCACAGGCCCAGTACGGCGACTTCTACTCCGACGCCGAGCTGCGCGGCCAGGCAGATCTCTGGCCCGACGAGTACTACATCTCCAAGAACGACCCGTTGGGCTTCTACAAGAACGGCAAGTCCGATGCGAGCGTGAACTTCGGCGTCTTCAATGATCCCAAGTACGACGCGCTGGTCGCGAAGGGCTACGCCGCCACCGACGATGCGGAGCGTGCGAAGATCACGATCGAACTGCAGCAGGAGTGGGTCGACGAGGCGGTCTGGATCCCCGTGGTCGCCACGCCGTCCACGCTGATCATGTCGAATGACGTCACCGGTGTCCCGTCGTCGGCCGCCTATATCTACTACCCGTGGGCAGCCGACCTGGGCAGCGCGAAGGGCTGA
- a CDS encoding RNA polymerase sigma factor: MTRDAERARVEAAVRAHAPALTAYFVRRITRIDDVADLVAETLLAVWKRASALPVPDDEARAWMFGIAHNVLRHHYRGIARRRAVADRLRDELMTHPRAAYAPGTEFDELYAALAEIAPLDRDIIGLVHWEGFTLLETSRILRMKEGTVRSRYHRARAALRERLSVGEDLSVR, translated from the coding sequence ATGACCCGCGACGCCGAACGCGCACGCGTCGAGGCGGCTGTCCGCGCTCACGCTCCTGCCCTCACGGCATACTTCGTCCGCCGCATCACGCGGATCGACGATGTGGCGGACCTTGTCGCCGAGACCCTGCTCGCGGTGTGGAAGCGCGCCTCGGCGCTGCCGGTGCCCGACGACGAAGCCCGCGCCTGGATGTTCGGCATCGCCCACAACGTACTGCGCCACCACTATCGGGGAATCGCGCGACGGCGCGCGGTCGCCGACCGCTTGCGGGACGAACTCATGACGCACCCCCGCGCGGCGTACGCGCCGGGCACCGAGTTCGACGAACTGTACGCGGCCCTGGCTGAGATCGCGCCGCTCGATCGCGACATCATCGGACTCGTCCACTGGGAGGGCTTCACTCTGCTCGAGACGAGCCGCATCCTGCGAATGAAGGAGGGCACCGTACGCAGCCGATACCACCGAGCGCGGGCAGCATTGCGTGAGCGGCTGAGCGTGGGGGAAGACCTGTCCGTTCGTTGA
- a CDS encoding pirin family protein yields the protein MSNTEADPQEVVCTDGGLPGPRAECADGVPVEIIEARDVPLGGPRAMTVRRTLPQRQRSMIGAWCFADHYGPDDVSVTGGMDVAPHPHTGLQTVSWLFEGAIDHIDSGGNVGRVLPGQLNLMTAGRGICHSEVSTAETTVLHGVQLWLALPDAVREHLPRRFQHYEPEPVAFEGGSALVFLGSLLGSVSPVDVHSPLVAAELRLDPGAALELPVDPLFEHGLLVDAGGLSLEGVPVPRATIGYTGIGSERLRLRNDGASPARAVLIGGAPFGEDIIMWWNFVGRDSDEIARYRKEWQEEGERFGEVIGYVGHDPDGLARLPAPALPGVRLHPRQNRPPHVQEGRQ from the coding sequence ATGAGCAACACCGAGGCCGACCCGCAAGAGGTCGTCTGCACCGACGGCGGACTGCCCGGCCCGCGCGCGGAGTGCGCCGACGGCGTGCCGGTCGAGATCATCGAGGCGCGCGATGTGCCGCTGGGCGGCCCGCGCGCCATGACCGTGCGGCGCACGCTGCCGCAGCGGCAGCGCTCGATGATCGGCGCCTGGTGCTTCGCGGACCACTACGGTCCCGACGACGTCTCGGTCACCGGTGGGATGGATGTCGCGCCCCACCCGCACACCGGGCTGCAGACCGTCAGCTGGCTGTTCGAGGGCGCGATCGACCACATCGACTCGGGCGGCAACGTCGGCCGTGTGCTGCCGGGGCAGCTGAACCTCATGACCGCCGGGCGCGGCATCTGCCACTCCGAAGTGTCGACCGCCGAGACGACGGTGCTGCACGGCGTGCAGCTGTGGCTCGCGCTGCCCGACGCGGTGCGCGAGCACCTGCCGCGCCGCTTTCAGCACTACGAGCCCGAACCGGTGGCGTTCGAGGGTGGCTCGGCGCTCGTCTTCTTGGGGTCGCTGCTGGGGTCCGTGTCACCGGTCGACGTGCACTCGCCGCTTGTCGCCGCCGAGCTGCGTCTCGACCCGGGCGCCGCGCTGGAGCTGCCGGTCGACCCGCTGTTCGAGCACGGGCTGCTGGTGGATGCCGGAGGCCTGAGCCTCGAGGGCGTGCCGGTGCCTCGCGCCACGATCGGCTACACCGGCATCGGCTCCGAGCGGCTGCGGTTGCGCAACGATGGGGCGTCGCCGGCGCGGGCGGTGCTCATAGGCGGTGCGCCGTTCGGTGAGGACATCATCATGTGGTGGAACTTCGTCGGCCGTGACTCCGACGAGATCGCTCGCTACCGCAAGGAGTGGCAGGAAGAGGGCGAGCGCTTCGGTGAGGTGATCGGCTATGTCGGCCACGATCCCGACGGGCTGGCGCGGCTGCCCGCTCCCGCGCTGCCGGGGGTTCGGCTGCATCCACGGCAGAACCGGCCGCCGCACGTGCAGGAAGGCCGTCAGTAG
- a CDS encoding ABC transporter permease has translation MTVLVAPRLAARRRRTGSKIGYIVSLCFLGFVIVAAVFGRLFSPFDADEIDFTAIWAGPGGGHLLGTDQLGRDLFSRLLIGTGETLVGPVALLLLATILGVAIGIVAAWHGGWLDTLLARITDVMFAFPGLLFVVLVIAVFGKGPVTAVVALALAYAPVIAKYTRSLALSEMARPYVDGYRVQGFGGLAICVRAVIPNLLPALVGYLVVLFGEALMSLATLSFLGFGAQPPSSEWGLMVQEGQAGIVQGHFLPTLVPGAAIALVVIAVNIVGVRVADRLLAKG, from the coding sequence ATGACCGTTCTCGTGGCACCACGTTTGGCGGCCAGACGCCGCCGCACGGGGTCGAAGATCGGCTACATCGTTTCGCTGTGTTTTCTCGGGTTCGTGATCGTCGCAGCCGTGTTTGGACGTCTGTTCTCACCGTTCGACGCCGATGAGATCGACTTCACTGCCATCTGGGCCGGTCCCGGCGGGGGACACCTGCTGGGCACCGACCAGCTGGGGCGCGACCTGTTCTCACGACTGCTCATCGGCACCGGCGAGACGCTGGTCGGGCCGGTGGCGCTGCTGCTGCTGGCCACTATCCTCGGCGTGGCCATCGGTATCGTTGCCGCCTGGCACGGCGGGTGGCTCGATACCCTGCTGGCACGAATCACAGACGTCATGTTCGCCTTTCCGGGCCTGCTGTTCGTCGTCCTGGTCATCGCCGTCTTCGGCAAAGGACCGGTGACGGCGGTGGTCGCTCTCGCCCTGGCCTACGCGCCGGTCATCGCCAAGTACACTCGCAGCCTTGCGCTGAGCGAGATGGCCCGGCCGTATGTGGACGGGTATCGCGTGCAGGGGTTCGGCGGGCTCGCCATTTGTGTGCGCGCCGTCATCCCCAACCTGCTTCCTGCGCTCGTCGGCTACCTCGTGGTGCTGTTCGGCGAGGCCCTGATGAGCCTGGCCACCCTGAGCTTCCTGGGCTTCGGCGCACAGCCGCCGAGCTCGGAGTGGGGCCTGATGGTGCAGGAGGGGCAGGCCGGCATCGTGCAGGGGCACTTCCTGCCGACGCTCGTGCCGGGCGCCGCGATCGCGCTCGTGGTGATCGCGGTGAACATCGTCGGTGTGCGTGTCGCCGACCGACTGCTGGCGAAGGGATGA
- a CDS encoding MurR/RpiR family transcriptional regulator, with the protein MEPFVTSDTENPALGRLRELISERWSELSKSERAVCRVLTTMSAERLLYASAAGLGEQSNTSNASVVRTLQTLGYSGLSELKQEVAAPFSSTVAPDIRLRQRLEHLGQDLAQIQQEIWAEADELIELASHANDDSDYQVAVNLIVHADTVFCYGLGASGVAAEHLALRLRRIGVSTRRLTTDGFRLADEAMSLGVRDLLVVFAPGRVTRDIEALLDQAQLVGAKTLLVTDELHELLASRVSAVLTAPHTPTGLTAEGIAGILVSDVIVQAVSAVGPDTALRSSQVLNDLRARLGY; encoded by the coding sequence ATGGAACCATTTGTAACAAGCGATACAGAGAACCCGGCTCTCGGGCGGCTTCGCGAACTCATCTCTGAGCGCTGGAGCGAGCTGTCGAAGTCCGAGCGTGCGGTATGCCGCGTACTGACGACGATGTCTGCGGAACGGCTGCTCTATGCAAGCGCGGCCGGGCTCGGGGAACAGAGCAACACGTCGAACGCCTCCGTTGTGCGCACGCTTCAGACGCTCGGCTACTCCGGACTTTCAGAGCTCAAGCAGGAGGTCGCAGCCCCCTTCAGCTCGACCGTGGCACCCGACATCCGGCTGCGGCAGCGTCTCGAGCATCTCGGTCAGGATCTCGCGCAGATCCAGCAGGAGATCTGGGCCGAGGCCGACGAGCTGATCGAGCTTGCGTCGCACGCGAACGACGACAGCGACTACCAGGTCGCGGTGAACCTGATCGTTCACGCCGACACGGTGTTCTGCTACGGTTTGGGCGCCTCGGGTGTCGCCGCCGAGCACCTCGCACTGCGGTTGAGGCGTATCGGCGTCTCGACGCGTCGACTCACCACCGACGGCTTCCGCCTGGCCGACGAAGCCATGAGTCTGGGCGTCCGTGATCTGCTGGTCGTCTTTGCTCCGGGGCGCGTCACGCGAGACATCGAGGCTCTCCTCGATCAGGCGCAGCTCGTCGGCGCGAAGACGCTGCTGGTGACCGACGAACTGCACGAGCTGCTCGCCTCGCGCGTCAGCGCTGTGCTCACCGCCCCGCATACGCCGACCGGGCTGACGGCTGAGGGCATCGCCGGCATTCTCGTGAGCGACGTCATCGTGCAGGCCGTGTCCGCCGTCGGCCCGGATACCGCGCTGCGCTCGTCGCAGGTGCTCAACGACCTGCGCGCACGGCTGGGCTACTGA